One Schistocerca cancellata isolate TAMUIC-IGC-003103 unplaced genomic scaffold, iqSchCanc2.1 HiC_scaffold_718, whole genome shotgun sequence genomic region harbors:
- the LOC126141540 gene encoding uncharacterized protein LOC126141540 has product MRYHTERRIFQQLLELKRLQIRAGRANEQALVKRLVDDYRHAGLVVGLEGFHGPFTFRAFEKYLYGKEAQPPSLGESGAVEGESGAVEGESGAVEGESGAVEGESGAVEGESGAVEGESGAVEGESGAVEGESGAVEGESGAVEGESGAVEGESGAVEGESGAVEGESGAVEGESGAVEGESGAVEGESGAVEGESGAVEGESGAVEGESGAVEGESGAVEGESGAVEGESGAVEGESGAVEGESGAVEGESGAVEGESGAVEGESGAVEGESGAVEGESGAVEGESGAVEGESGAVEGESGAVEGESGAVEGESGAVEGESGAVEGESGAVEGESGAVEGESGAVEGESGAVEGESGAVEGESGAVEGESGAVEGESGAVEGESGAVEGESGAVEGESGAVEGESGAVEGESGAVEGESGAVEGESGAVEGESGAVEGESGAVEGESGAVEGESGAVEGESGAVEGESGAVEGESGAVEGESGAVEGESGAVEGESGAVEGESGAVESESGAVESESGAVESESGAVESESGAVESESGAVESESGAVESESGAVESESGAVESESGAVESESGAVESESGAVESESGAVESESGAVESESGAVESESGAVESESGAVESESGAVESESGAVESESGAVESESGAVESESGAVESESGAVESESGAVESESGAVESESGAVESESGAVESESGAVESESGAVESESGAVESESGAVESESGAVESESGAVESESGAVESESGAVESESGAVESESGAVESESGAVESESGAVESESGAVESESGAVESESGAVESESGAVESESGAVESESGAVESESGAVESESGAVESESGAVESESGAVESESGAVESESGAVESESGAVESESGAVESESGAVESESGAVESESGAVESESGAVESESGAVESESGAVESESGAVESESGAVESESGAVESESGAVESESGAVESESGAVESESGAVESESGAVESESGAVESESGAVESESGAVESESGAVESESGAVESESGAVESESGAVESESGAVESESGAVESESGAVESESGAVESESGAVESESGAVESESGAVESESGAVESESGAVESESGAVESESGAVESESGAVESESGAVESESGAVESESGAVESESGAVESESGAVESESGAVESESGAVESESGAVESESGAVESESGAVESESGAVESESGAVESESGAVESESGAVESESGAVESESGAVESESGAVESESGAVESESGAVESESGAVESESGAVESESGAVESESGAVESESGAVESESGAVESESGAVESESGAVESESGAVESESGAVESESGAVESESGAVESESGAVESESGAVESESGAVESESGAVESESGAVESESGAVESESGAVESESGAVESCLEQRVFALGGECHQDNSHGQAVAIVKWLEGLHSADATIIFVK; this is encoded by the exons ggcgagagtggtgctgtggagggcgagagtggtgctgtggagggcgagagtggtgctgtggagggcgagagtggtgctgtggagggcgagagtggtgctgtggagggcgagagtggtgctgtggagggcgagagtggtgctgtggagggcgagagtggtgctgtggagggcgagagtggtgctgtggagggcgagagtggtgctgtggagggcgagagtggtgctgtggagggcgagagtggtgctgtggagggcgagagtggtgctgtggagggcgagagtggtgctgtggagggcgagagtggtgctgtggagggcgagagtggtgctgtggagggcgagagtggtgctgtggagggcgagagtggtgctgtggagggcgagagtggtgctgtggagggcgagagtggtgctgtggagggcgagagtggtgctgtggagggcgagagtggtgctgtggagggcgagagtggtgctgtggagggcgagagtggtgctgtggagggcgagagtggtgctgtggagggcgagagtggtgctgtggagggcgagagtggtgctgtggagggcgagagtggtgctgtggagggcgagagtggtgctgtggagggcgagagtggtgctgtggagggcgagagtggtgctgtggagggcgagagtggtgctgtggagggcgagagtggtgctgtggagggcgagagtggtgctgtggagggcgagagtggtgctgtggagggcgagagtggtgctgtggagggcgagagtggtgctgtggagggcgagagtggtgctgtggagggcgagagtggtgctgtggagggcgagagtggtgctgtggagggcgagagtggtgctgtggagggcgagagtggtgctgtggagggcgagagtggtgctgtggagggcgagagtggtgctgtggagggcgagagtggtgctgtggagggcgagagtggtgctgtggagggcgagagtggtgctgtggagggcgagagtggtgctgtggagggcgagagtggtgctgtggagggcgagagtggtgctgtggagggcgagagtggtgctgtggagggcgagagtggtgctgtggagggcgagagtggtgctgtggagggcgagagtggtgctgtggagggcgagagtggtgctgtggagggcgagagtggtgctgtggagggcgagagtggtgctgtggagggcgagagtggtgctgtggagggcgagagtggtgctgtggagggcgagagtggtgctgtggagggcgagagtggtgctgtggagggcgagagtggtgctgtggag agcgagagtggtgctgtggagagcgagagtggtgctgtggagagcgagagtggtgctgtggagagcgagagtggtgctgtggagagcgagagtggtgctgtggagagcgagagtggtgctgtggagagcgagagtggtgctgtggagagcgagagtggtgctgtggagagcgagagtggtgctgtggagagcgagagtggtgctgtggagagcgagagtggtgctgtggagagcgagagtggtgctgtggagagcgagagtggtgctgtggagagcgagagtggtgctgtggagagcgagagtggtgctgtggagagcgagagtggtgctgtggagagcgagagtggtgctgtggagagcgagagtggtgctgtggagagcgagagtggtgctgtggagagcgagagtggtgctgtggagagcgagagtggtgctgtggagagcgagagtggtgctgtggagagcgagagtggtgctgtggagagcgagagtggtgctgtggagagcgagagtggtgctgtggagagcgagagtggtgctgtggagagcgagagtggtgctgtggagagcgagagtggtgctgtggagagcgagagtggtgctgtggagagcgagagtggtgctgtggagagcgagagtggtgctgtggagagcgagagtggtgctgtggagagcgagagtggtgctgtggagagcgagagtggtgctgtggagagcgagagtggtgctgtggagagcgagagtggtgctgtggagagcgagagtggtgctgtggagagcgagagtggtgctgtggagagcgagagtggtgctgtggagagcgagagtggtgctgtggagagcgagagtggtgctgtggagagcgagagtggtgctgtggagagcgagagtggtgctgtggagagcgagagtggtgctgtggagagcgagagtggtgctgtggagagcgagagtggtgctgtggagagcgagagtggtgctgtggagagcgagagtggtgctgtggagagcgagagtggtgctgtggagagcgagagtggtgctgtggagagcgagagtggtgctgtggagagcgagagtggtgctgtggagagcgagagtggtgctgtggagagcgagagtggtgctgtggagagcgagagtggtgctgtggagagcgagagtggtgctgtggagagcgagagtggtgctgtggagagcgagagtggtgctgtggagagcgagagtggtgctgtggagagcgagagtggtgctgtggagagcgagagtggtgctgtggagagcgagagtggtgctgtggagagcgagagtggtgctgtggagagcgagagtggtgctgtggagagcgagagtggtgctgtggagagcgagagtggtgctgtggagagcgagagtggtgctgtggagagcgagagtggtgctgtggagagcgagagtggtgctgtggagagcgagagtggtgctgtggagagcgagagtggtgctgtggagagcgagagtggtgctgtggagagcgagagtggtgctgtggagagcgagagtggtgctgtggagagcgagagtggtgctgtggagagcgagagtggtgctgtggagagcgagagtggtgctgtggagagcgagagtggtgctgtggagagcgagagtggtgctgtggagagcgagagtggtgctgtggagagcgagagtggtgctgtggagagcgagagtggtgctgtggagagcgagagtggtgctgtggagagcgagagtggtgctgtggagagcgagagtggtgctgtggagagcgagagtggtgctgtggagagcgagagtggtgctgtggagagcgagagtggtgctgtggagagcgagagtggtgctgtggagagcgagagtggtgctgtggagagcgagagtggtgctgtggagagcgagagtggtgctgtggagagcgagagtggtgctgtggagagcgagagtggtgctgtggagagcgagagtggtgctgtggagagcgagagtggtgctgtggagagcgagagtggtgctgtggagagcgagagtggtgctgtggagagcgagagtggtgctgtggagagcgagagtggtgctgtggagagcgagagtggtgctgtggagagcgagagtggtgctgtggagagcgagagtggtgctgtggagagcgagagtggtgctgtggagagcgagagtggtgctgtggagagcgagagtggtgctgtggagagcgagagtggtgctgtggagagcgagagtggtgctgtggagagcgagagtggtgctgtggagagcgagagtggtgctgtggagagcgagagtggtgctgtggagagcgagagtggtgctgtggagagcgagagtggtgctgtggagagcgagagtggtgctgtggagagcgagagtggtgctgtggagagcgagagtggtgctgtggagagcgagagtggtgctgtggagagcgagagtggtgctgtggagagcgagagtggtgctgtggagagcgagagtggtgctgtggagagcgagagtggtgctgtggagagcgagagtggtgctgtggagagcgagagtggtgctgtggagagcgagagtggtgctgtggagagttGTCTTGAGCAGAGAGTTTTTGCTTTGGGAGGAGAGTGCCATCAAGATAACAGCCATG